The Chamaesiphon minutus PCC 6605 DNA window AATTAAGTTTTGTGGAACTAATCAAATCCCGACTCTATTCCCTATCCCCTATCCTCTATTCCCTATTCCCGTCGCCGAGCGACGACTTTGCATCACGATCGATCCGGTGGGATAGCGGCTAGTTTCCGACGATTCTACCGTAACGAATAATCCAGAGATCCCTTGATAAAAGTCGGCAGGCATCCAGAATTTGTCCATGACCTTGCCTTGGGGACTAATTTTCACAGTACCACAGGGAATTGTTTCGCCATCGACGATCGCCCACAGTCGATAGAATTTACCTGAAGGTGGAGCCGCCAAGTTTTGCGCTGCGAGAATCCCGTGTCTTTTCCCTAAATTAACGACAAAGCTCCCTGTAGCTCGATCGGACTTAGTTGCAGCCTGAAGCGAGAAAAATTGCGTCTGAGGCTGTTCTAGGAGGGTTTTGATGTCGCCAGCGATGCGAAAATCCTGTCGCAAGCGATAGTTATCTACTCCTAGATACAGAATCAGCAGTGCTGCGGCACCACCCATGACAGTCCGCCAGCGGAACCTCGACTCGCGCGGGGATGGTGAGACAGGATTGTTCGCCGCAGCCACGATCGCCGCTTGGAGTTGGGGCGGTGGTTCGACACTATTTAAGTCATAAATCACCCGATCTAAGGTTGTCTCTAGTTGCTTTACTTCTGCCTGTAATTCTGGGTTATCTGTTAGTAATTGCTGGAAAATTTCTACCTCGCGACGATCGAGATCGCCGATGACATAGCCTGCGGTGAGGGCGGCAATTGCTTCGGGAGTCAGGGGTTCGTTCATAAACTTACTCGATCGAATTCTCTAAAATTTGCTTCAGTTTCAGAAGTCCTTGGCGAGTCCAGCTTTTGACAGTACCGAGGGGTTCGTTGAGGCGTTTGGCGATTTCTGATTGGCTCAATCCGGCATCATAAGCTAGCTCGATCGCTTCTCTTTGGCGATCGGAAAGTTGGCTTAAGGCTTGCCGCACATGCTGCGATCGCTCGTTGACAACCGCTCGATCGAATGGAGTCGGCTCGGTGGTTTCTGCTGTGACATTTTGTCCCCAGCGTTGAACTAAGTTGAGGTTACGAGTGCGCGATCGTAATTTATCGATCGCGCGAGATCTTGTCATGGCAATTAAGTAGCGCAGCAAATGACCTTGTTTATCGGGAGCGATCGGTCGCTGCCATAATGATAGAAAAATTTCCTGCGTGAGATCTTCAGCTTCTGGCTGGTTTTGTAATACTTTTAAACTGACTCCATATACCAAACTACCATAGCGATCGTAGAGACACTTCAAAGCTTCTGGCTGCTTGAGCTGCAAGTTCTGTAATAGCTCGGCATCAGTTACGGCAGACTGAGCAGATAGATGGCGATCGTCAGAACTCAGCTCCATTGCTTTCCCTGCCAGAGTACTTAATGCCGTAGTGCTGTCAATCTTAGGCATATTACAAGCATAGAATACATTCCCCCTTATCTTTAAAACGATTGATGAAGTTAATCGGATGAGCTGTCGGCCAAAGTTTTTATGTAGATTCGATCGCAGTTATTAACTCAAACCTTAGTAGCGAGGACTTTTGAGACATCCGCTGAGAAAGTTTTGCCAAATTCACATCCAAAACTCGAAACGAGTCGTTTTAAAGATAGAGACAAATGAATAACTCACTGGCACTATTTCCAGGCATAAGTTGCAACTAGATTCTGGAGACACCCCTAACTGCTTATTTGTTTGCTCCCATAGCTTTTTCTTAGATCGTATTTTACATATTCGATAGCCTGAGTTCGATCTAGCTGTTGAATGTGGGTGAATTTGCTATGGCTAAATAACCGATCGCCGAGGTGATTCTATGAAACGCATGATGTTTATCCCGATCGCTACACTCATATTTACGGGAGCCATGTTTCCAGTCGCAGCACATGCTCAAAGCACAGCCAACCAAATTACACCCTTTAATTTGACATATATTGCCTACCAAGGTTATTTCAAAGATTGGGGTATTCCATCTGCTGGCGGACTAATTGACGCGATCGTCTCCAAACAGATCGTTGCTCAAGATTTGATTCAGGCTGCTGTTAAGACA harbors:
- a CDS encoding anti-sigma factor, whose translation is MNEPLTPEAIAALTAGYVIGDLDRREVEIFQQLLTDNPELQAEVKQLETTLDRVIYDLNSVEPPPQLQAAIVAAANNPVSPSPRESRFRWRTVMGGAAALLILYLGVDNYRLRQDFRIAGDIKTLLEQPQTQFFSLQAATKSDRATGSFVVNLGKRHGILAAQNLAAPPSGKFYRLWAIVDGETIPCGTVKISPQGKVMDKFWMPADFYQGISGLFVTVESSETSRYPTGSIVMQSRRSATGIGNRG
- a CDS encoding sigma-70 family RNA polymerase sigma factor, with amino-acid sequence MPKIDSTTALSTLAGKAMELSSDDRHLSAQSAVTDAELLQNLQLKQPEALKCLYDRYGSLVYGVSLKVLQNQPEAEDLTQEIFLSLWQRPIAPDKQGHLLRYLIAMTRSRAIDKLRSRTRNLNLVQRWGQNVTAETTEPTPFDRAVVNERSQHVRQALSQLSDRQREAIELAYDAGLSQSEIAKRLNEPLGTVKSWTRQGLLKLKQILENSIE